The genomic interval GCATACATGACCATACCGTCAGCATCTAACACAACAAAACCATCAGCTACACGCGGATCATGCCGACGGAATTTTCCTCGCGCTAGTGATAAACGATTCTCATAAGGAAAATCGCCTTGGGTAATCATATAAAACAGTTGTTTACCCACACCGATGCTACTCATCTCATAGTAACCGTTATTACCACGCGTATCCATATTAGTTTCGCGCACCACAATAGCAATAACACGACCTTTGCGAATAACCGGAGTAGCCACATCACACACAGATACACCATCGACCACACGATAATGATCCATACGTGACATATTATTCGTGCGCCACGTATTATCAAGCAAAGGAATCAATTCAGCTTCTGGGGTCTTCCCCACCCAATCATCTTGAATACGAGAAATCGCTGTAGACGGACGGCATTGTGCAGCAACCACAAAACGTGACATATCATCACTATCATCCATATCTGGCGGAATAATCAGAAGTAAATCAGAGAAAGTTAAATCCGCAATAATCTGCCAATCAGCAATGAGAGAATGTAATTGTCTTTTGTCCTGAGCATCATATCCAGGTGTCTGTGAAATAAGCGAATTGAAATCATTCATGTATGTCAGTTTAGTTCAGCGTATGACCGAAAACACTGTAACTATATAAAAATAAGCTCATCTCTGTGTAAGAAATGAGCTTATCTATAACGTGTGAGCTTTTACATTGGTTTCGCAGATTTAATTTCCACGGATAATGTGCGTCCATTAGGAGCAGTGTATTCTACAACATCGCCTTCATGGTGACCGAAAATAGCCGCACCCATCGGAGATTCAGGGCTAATAACGTCATAATCGGATGCCACAGCAATTTCACGCGAACCCATTAAGTACGTCATTTCGTTGCCGGCTAAAGAAATCGTCACAACAGTTCCATTGCCAATTTCACCAGCGGCAACAGGCTGAATAATCTGCGCATTACGGAGTTTAACAATCAACTCATTAATGCGTCCCTCATTCTTGCCCTGAGCTTCTCGAGCAGCCTGATAGCCACCATTCTCACTCAAATCGCCTTCTGCGCGTGCAGCAGCAATCTTTTCAGTAATATCCTGACGATACTCACCTTCGCGCCATTCAAGCTCTTCTTTCAGCTTATCGTATGCTTCTTGCGTGAGCTGAATTACTTTTTCTTCCATGTCAGCCATTGTTCCTCCTTAAGCCAATGCGTCCAGAAAACAGATGTGCTAACCTTTAGCGGCCAGATGTAGTGGAAATAATATCAATAACGAAAACTAATGTATCGTCCCCACCAATTCCTGCTTGAGGAACGCCACGGGAGCCATATCCGTATTGTGGTGGAATAGAAACTACCAAACGTGAACCAACATTATGCCCAGGAACGGTGTTATCCCAGCCCTTAATAACCTGACCTACGCCAATACCAAAGTCAATTGGCTGATGACGATCAAAACTGGAATCAAAAGGCTTATCTTGACCCCAAATCACGCCATGATAATTAACGGTAACAATATCGCCTTTGCGTACAACTGGACCGTCACCTTCAACAAGCTCAGTGCAATATAATCCTGCAGGAGCTTCAGGAGTTGGGAAAGATATTTGTGGATAAGCACCGAATTCTGCGTTAACGTTCGGTGTAGTCTGCTCGCTCATAACAACTCCTTGTATTCAAGACTGTTAGTACCTCGGACGGGACTCGAACCCGTAAGCCTTTTCGGGCGGCGGATTTTAAGTCCGCTGCGGTTACCAATTTCGCCACCGAGGCAAGCAACAAGATTTTATTATGCCACAAGAGTGAGAAAAACGCCAACTTTTATTCTATCGGTGAGTTGCTAGCACGCAGAGCTAAATCACGAACAATACCATCGAGCAATCCATGCTCACTGGCAATATATGTGGAAATATCAGTATTTTCAGTAGCTGCAGCCTGCTGAACTGCCCTGAGAACACGCGACCATACCAAGGCTCCTCCCCCAATAACATCGCGACGTCCAGGATGAGCTACACTCAGCGTGTCGCGTTCTTCACGAGACATACGTATTACGCGCTGATTAATAACATCCACATCTTCAATAGGTAAAACTGCTCCATCTACCTCGTCCACATGGTATTCTTTCTGCCCCAGAGCAAGAGCGGACATGGTAGTTACAGTTCCCGATACTCCAATAATAGTGCGCACTTTATGCAGTGGCACAATGCGAGCAGCATCAGCAATATGCTCATCAACATCATGTTGAGCGGCAACAATATTCTCAGGCGAAGGTCCGTCTTGCAAATGATAGCGTTCACTCATGCGCACAGATCCCACATCCATAGAAAAAGATGCTTGAACATCTAATTTATTGTGTGCATTGTCGCCACCCAGCACGAGCTCTGTAGATCCTCCACCAAGATCCACCACCAAGAAAGGTGCTTCATACTGATCAATCGCGGTCACACTGGTTGCACCTAGGAAGCTAAGACGGGCTTCTTCTTGGCCCATATAACGTTGGGATACACGCCTAAACGCTTGTACACATAAGATTCAAATTCTTCACGATTACGCGCATCTCTGGTTGCACTTGTTGCCACAAAACGTATTGCGTCTACATCGTAATCAGCAATAATGTCTGCGAACTCATCGATAGCAGCATAAACTCTTTCCAGAGCAGACTGACTGAAAGCATGGTAAACATCCACTCCCTCACCCAAACGCACTACACGCATAATGCGAGGTAATACAATATGAAAACCCGTCTCATCTGTTTGAGCAATCATAAGACGAATAGAATTTGTACCGCAGTCAATCCCCGCAACTGTTACCATACCCTCATCCTTATATTCAACGTATTCCTTAACTAAGTCACACGCACACTAATACATTAGGCTAAAACTGTGCTTCCCCAAGCCTCATGGTGTATGAGTTTTCACGATGAGTGTCACTCTACCCATTATTTCATCAGCTTAGGCTAGGCTGCACATCGGCATACGTTTGGATCAAACTCCTCAGAAATCTCAGCCAAAATCAAATCACCAACAGGATTCACACCTGGTCCCATTGCCAATGTTTGAGCTAGAATAGCGTGCAAGCATTTTACACGAGTTGGCATACCGCCGGCGGTAATACCCTCAATATGCTCTTGACTATCCCCTAAACGTTGCGCTAATGCATCACGTACTGCCAAATAGCTTTCATGAGCTGCCTTATATCCCGCGGCTAAATCGGAATCCGCACTCAATTGCTCAGTCAACTGTGTTAAACGTCCAGCAGCTTCCACATGAGAAATAGCTTTTGTGGCCACAGGATGGCTCAGATAGAAGGTTGTAGGAAAAGGAATTGTTCCATCAACCAATGGACGAGTTACTGTTGTTAACGGCTGACCGCATACACAGCGCGCTCCAACAGCCACCATT from Alloscardovia omnicolens carries:
- the greA gene encoding transcription elongation factor GreA, with the protein product MADMEEKVIQLTQEAYDKLKEELEWREGEYRQDITEKIAAARAEGDLSENGGYQAAREAQGKNEGRINELIVKLRNAQIIQPVAAGEIGNGTVVTISLAGNEMTYLMGSREIAVASDYDVISPESPMGAAIFGHHEGDVVEYTAPNGRTLSVEIKSAKPM
- a CDS encoding FKBP-type peptidyl-prolyl cis-trans isomerase, which translates into the protein MSEQTTPNVNAEFGAYPQISFPTPEAPAGLYCTELVEGDGPVVRKGDIVTVNYHGVIWGQDKPFDSSFDRHQPIDFGIGVGQVIKGWDNTVPGHNVGSRLVVSIPPQYGYGSRGVPQAGIGGDDTLVFVIDIISTTSGR
- a CDS encoding DUF501 domain-containing protein; this translates as MWPQHTYTTPEEYVDYVLQHLATEDDKKAVHAQLGRYPRGMVAVGARCVCGQPLTTVTRPLVDGTIPFPTTFYLSHPVATKAISHVEAAGRLTQLTEQLSADSDLAAGYKAAHESYLAVRDALAQRLGDSQEHIEGITAGGMPTRVKCLHAILAQTLAMGPGVNPVGDLILAEISEEFDPNVCRCAA